The nucleotide sequence GACAGTCGTGTCTAGCTTAGGATTTTTTCCCGGCGCGCCATAACTAGTGCCGAGACCAGAAAGATTATTTGTTGATTCGGTAACATTTGTAGAATTATAATATGCATAGGGAGAATTTTGTACAATATTGTTTTTCAAAACCGCCGTGCTTGCATAAATCGCAAACGCACCGCCAATTACGGTATTATTATAGGCATATCCGCTTGAAGCCAATGTTAAGACAAAGCTTCCTCCAAGATTTGTCGTATCAAAATCATAAAACAAATTATTCCAAACTTTTACTATAACGCTCGCGGGCATTGCGTTGCCAGAAATCCCCATTTCTCCATTTGTATTATTATGGCCTTTGTAAATGTTATTACTGACATTTATTTCTCCCGCTCCGCTTTGGCCAAAAATCATAGTTGCCATAGCATAGGTCGCATACACATTCGTAATTTGCAAACCATCGACTCGGACATAGTTATCCCAAATCCAAAGATTCATATCTTGACTAGTCACTTCAAGTCTGTATTTATTATCATCCCATTTCCCCTGATGCCTTTGACTTATCCCAACTTCAGTTGACAGGTAAGGTGTATAAATTTTAATAAAATTTTGTTTTCCCGTTGTCCAATCATTAATGTCAACTCTTGTCGTATCCGCTGTCGTCCCATTCGCATAGCAAGCAATGTTCCATTGTTCCGATGAGGCGGCAATATCTTTTCCATTTGCCCAACTGTCAAAGTTTTCTACTGTATCATTAAGGCCTGTGTTTTCAATTCCCGCTTCGGCATTGCTGAGCGATGTGTAGGCACGATAAATATACCAAGCTTGCGAGGCGCTGACTGCGGTTGGGATTCCTCCCGATGCACTGTTAACAGTGTAACGAGTGGCATCAATCCGTCCGCTGATGAAAGCGACGTAGTATGTTCCGCTAATGTTATATTGAACTACATCGCCAACGCCGATATTGTCAGGGACGGCTGATGAAAAAGTTGCCATTATTCCAGCAATGGTCACGGTATGGGACGAGCTTCCCGTATCAATCGCACTAATCGCTCCCGGCGCCACCGAACGATAAATTTTCGTAATCACTTCATCCGCACCGATGTCGAATAATGTCCCCCGCGGACGGGTATTACAATCATCCCCCGTAGAGACGAGGCACTGCCTCGTCTGTGCATCATATCCAGTCGAATCAATATCCGTGCCAATCGGCAAATCCAAATCATTAGAAAGATCCGCCCCAAAATTCCGCGCACCGGTGTCGGAAGGGGCAAGGTGGAAATCATCATTATCCAAATCAACAAATGAAAAAACTTGATCACCCCTATTTCCAATTCCGCCAAAATTATCAGCGGTACTATCAGCTGATGCAGAGTTGCTCATTATAAATGGATCGGTAAAATCCTCATAAATATTAGCGGCTAGGCAATTTTTCAAAACGTAAGACCCTGTTGCACCAGAATAATTCATAAACCCATAATCGTTATTGATTGTACTGATGTTATAACCCCACAAATTCTTGCCATCTCCTCCTGCCACAAATACACCGGCAAGGTTTGAATAAATCAATGTGTTCCAAATTTTTGCTCTCATTCCCGCACTATCAAGATTCACGCCATAATGATTATCCATGTCCCCCCTTATTATGCAATTACTAATCTGAATTTCATTTTCATCCTCAGTTAAATTATTGATCCAAATATCATCATACAACCCTCTATGAAAAATCTGTAAACCATCAATTCGCACATAATCACTGTCGAGTCCAATAGCGTCATTACTGTCTTCGGCTGTTTCAAGATAGAATTTACTCTCATCCCATTTCCCATTCTGTCGTTGCGTCGTCCCAACTTCATCCGCGTTAGTTGGTGTATATATTTTTAGGTAATTATGCGACGCTGTTCCCCAGCCATGGATTGTGAAAGCATCCGCATCAGGCATTCCGCCCTGCCCCGCATAACAAGCCACATTCCACTGCTCATTATTGGTCGTCAAATCTTTTCCGTCCGACCAAGTGTCATAGTTTTCGATTGTGTCGCTAAGCCCGGTGTTTTCTGTTCCTGCCTCCGCATTAAAAAGCGAAATATATGATCTGAAAACCCCAAAATCCGCATCCGGTGAAATTGTGGATGTCGGCGCTCCTCCGCTCGCCGTACGCACCGAAAAATGCGCACTGTCCCAGCGTTTAGTGATGAAAACGACATGGTCGATCGAACCATTGTCGTCCGCGTCATATTGCACAGCGTCACCCACGCCGACATTGTCCGGCAGTGGTCGCCAGAACGTGGCGACGTAGTCGGTGATTCTGGTGGTGGAGTCAGACAGATAGGTTGGTTTGATTTCTAAGTTGCCATAATTACTGGCTCCCCCTGTGGCCAGTGCACCTGTGGCGGACGGAGCGACCGAGCGATAAATCTTGGCCACATTCTCATCCGCCCCAATATCCCACGTCCCGGCACTGTCAAGCCGAGTATCACCATCGATGTCAGTGGTGAAATTTAAATTAGCATCGTCACTGGAATTATATAATTTGATACCTTGGTTTTTTGCTCCGGTGTCCGCCGAGTCCAGATGAAAATCATTGTTGGCTTCGTCGGCGAAATGGACAATCTGCGCGTTCCTCGGATTTAAGCCGGGGGCGTCGGTTTGGGTCGGGCCGGAGAGGTTATTGGTGGAACTTGAATCAATCCAACCGTCATAACCAATTACATTGTTATATGCAAGATTATTTTTAACTATAGACGGCCCATTAGCAGAATTTATACCTCTATAACAATTATAAAAAGTATTATTGTAAATATAACTATTATAATTTCCATTTGAAAAAATTGCAGTCGGATTTGTACCGACATTAAAATCATAGAAAATATTATTCCATATTTTAGAGTTTTTTGTCCCAGAAGCGCTCCATCGCAACATTATACCGTAAGGGTAATCACCTGAAACAAAATTGCCTTTAAAGATATTATCACCTATTTGAACTAATCCACCATCAGCGATATCCACGTCCATTATTATTGACGGGTTTCCTGCTGATTTTCCCAGCAATTGTAAGCCTTGGATTTTTACAAAATCTTCATTAACACTAATAACATCACCCACTCTAAACCTCCCTTCATCCCAAACCCCACTATGCCGATAATTCTCACTAGGATCTGTCCAAATCTTGATGTAATTCGTCGCCGAAGTTATCCAGCCATCGACTCCTATCGCATTAGTATCCGCCGACCCATTACTCGTACGACATTTAGCGACAGCGATGGCGGAATTACCGCCGTCAGTTACGGTGAAATAATTAGCACTGTTGCAAGTGTTATTCGTGTACCACACGTCTCCGCTCGTTTCCGTCGCACTGCCGGTGATCGCGTCAACAAGAATTTGCCCAGCCGTAGCATGGACGACTGTACCGGAATGGGATTGATAGGCTCCCCCTCGGCAAAGATAGACCGTCGCATTGTCGGCAATAGCGGCCGTGCGCGCCCCAGAAAAAACCTGCGTCGTCCCGGCAGTCAGATCAGTCTGCACACCGGTTTCCCAAGATGCCAATGAGGTATAATCCGTGTCCGCGCCGTTGCCGGTGTCGACGACAGCAGTAAACTCCGTTGCAGCAAAAGCACGACTAAAACAACCCAAAGAAAACAGGCCAGCAATGAGATAAATTGTGAATTTTTTTTTAACAGTCACTGAGGGGGTGGTAATTTGAAATTTTAAGTCCTTTTTTCTATCTTTATTTCTTCTAAATTATACCACAAATAATCCCAAAAAAGAAGCAACAAAAAACAGCGACAATCAGTCACGATTAGCCACTTACTTTGAGCGATTTATTGATTCACTTACCAGCGCAAACTGAGCTATTTTCAAATCCTAAATTCTTTCTCATTAATCCACGCTCAACCCTCGCGGGGCGGTTGGCCGTGATTAAATCACAAAACCGTCCAAATCTTCGGGGGAAATAAGTTGAAAAAGTTTGTCCATTATTTGCTCTTTGATAAGCCTTTTATACATAATATGCGTAATTTAGTGATTATGATTAACTACCTAGAGGTCAAGTGCCAGTCATGCACGCGTCACATCCACAAATTTTCCGGCAGGTTGCGATCACGCTCCCAACTTTCCGGATTGGTTTCGATTTACTCACGGATTTTGTTTAATGATTCGTCGTTACTAATGATGTGGTCGTGAAATGACCGTTGCCAAATTTTTGTAATATACGGCATGTTTCTCGATTTCATCAATTGAATATATTCAACCGTTGATTTTGATTTGAATATTTGTGCGAATCTGGATATCCCTGGCTTTTGTAATTTTCCTGAAATCCGGACAGACGCAAGGTCTGTCCCTACGGGGTTATTGTTTTGTAGGGACAAATCTTGTATTTGTCCTGCACCCGAAATTTGTCCTACACCCGGGTTTTGTCCTGCGCCCGGGTTTTGCGATTTCCCTATATTCTGTGATTTACCTGGTTTCCGGACAGACGCAAGGTTCCGGACAGACACAAGGTCTGTCCCTACGATTTCCGTTTTTGTGTGATTGTTATTTATTATTTCCAAAATCATGTGGGTATGATTAGGCATTATTACATATGCATCTAAAAATATATTTTCAAAATAATTCAACACGCCTATCAAATTTTTATCAACAATTCTACCTAATTCATTCAGAACCATATTTCCGTTTTCAATTTCTCCAAATAATTCCTGTCTGTCTTTCGTGCAAATGGTGATGAAATATAATCCGTTTTGGGAATAATCGTAATTTTGCAGGCGATTAGATTTGCGGTTTTTGTTTAGCATTTTTTTGTAGGGACAAATCTTGTATTTGTCCTCCCCTTGGATTTTGTTTGTCCTGAAATTTGTGTTTATCCTGATTCAAGGACAGACGCAAGGTCTGTCCCTACGATATTATGGGAAATTGAAAACGTGGATTGTTTTTGGGTTTGACTCCTCAAACCCCTACAAAATCCTGCCAATCATTCAACCCAGAAAACCACAGTTTCGGACAATCAATCCGCACTCATTGCATTGTCTATTTCAACATCCAAACCGGAACCAGCACTAAATCTTTGTGCACCATAAAATCGTTTTTGGTAACGACAACTAACTTGTTACCACTTTTTTTTGCCAACTTCGTGGCAAATTTAAATTTATTGAGCGCAATCTGCTCGCGATATTTCACTTCGACGTATTGATACGTTTTCGCGTCCAAAATATTATCCGTCGCTAAAAAATCCACTTCATCTTTCCGAACCCGCCGGAAAGAAACTGCGGAATAGCTTTTTTGCAAAAGTTGCAAACAATAATTCTCCACCAAAAACCCCATTTTGTAGTTCCCTTGCGCCTCATCTGACCAAGCATAGAACGCCGAAACAAAATTGGGACTACCCAGGTAGATTTTTTTACCCAAGCGCCGGGATTTTCTGGCCGATTTAGTGAAATTATAGACAAGCTGAATGAGAAAACTTTCAGCGAAATAGTTGAGGTATTTTTTGACCGTTTTTTCGTCGATGCCAATTTCGCGCGCGATGTTGCCCGTCTCAATCACCGATCCGATTTCACCGGCCAAAACTTGAAACAAAAATTTAAGTTCGTCCACTTTTTCCACTCCGAAAATTCGCACAATATCATATTCAATGGTTTTTTTGTAGATCGCATCGGTGAGATATTTTTTGACCACCGCTAGATTATTTTCCCCAACGATTTCCGGAAATTGACCATAGCGAAGATAGTGTTCAAATTCTTTTTCCATTTCCGCGCCGTATTTTTGGAAAAATTTTTCTTGTGTTGATGAATTTTTCAAGACGAGGCATTGCCTCGTCTCTACAGCGGATGACTGATAACCGGCAAGCAGTTCTTTTTTGACCTTTTTTAATTCCAAATATTCTTGAAAATCCAACACCGGCAAAGAAAATTCATAGATCCGACCCACCAGACTCTCGGTGGTCTTTTTGCGTAAAAACAAAGAGGAAGAACCACTGATAATGAATTTTATCCGCGCGTCAGTGTCATAATAGCGTTTCAAAATATGTTGCCATTTCGGGTTATATTGAATTTCATCAAGAAAAATATACAGCGAACCACTTTTTGGTGCGCTTTTTTCCAAGTACGCATTCAGGTAATCCGCAATAGTAATCTTTCCGGGAATAATCGCTTCGTCAAAAGTCAAAAAAAGAATCGCCTCCGGTTTCACTGTCACGAGCAGTTTTTCAATCAATTGTTTCAGGAGAATCGTTTTTCCCGTACGCCGGAGTCCGACAATGGAAATGATCTGTTTTTTGGCTAAATAGGGCAAAATTTCACCAAACAACTTCCGCTTATAGCTGATATTTTTCAACTCGGCCAAAAACTCATCCGGCGAATCCCAGTGTTTGTTCTGTCGATAAATTTCGGCTATAATAAAGGATTTTTTCATATTTTTACATTTATAGGTATTATTATTACCAATAATGTAACATCTATTAGGATGAGTGTCAATTTAGATGTATTTTGCCAATCATTCAATCCAGAAAATCATGGTTTCGGACAGCTAATCCACACTCAACCCTTGCGGGGCTATTGGCCGTGATTAAATCACAAAACCGTCCAAATCTTCGGGCGAAATAAGTTGAAAAAGTTTGTCCTTTATTTGCTCTTTGATAAGCCTTTTATACATAATAGGCGTAATTTAGTGATTATGATTACTATTTTACGCCTAACTATCTAGATGTTAAGCGCTTGAGCGTTACCATTGCCCCGAAAACACCTATAAATATTGCGTTTGATTTTTATGTTTTTTATTACCCCGTAGAGACGAGGCAGTGCCTCGTCTAGACGCCATAGGATTGCGCCATAACGTTTTTAGTCTTAGACGTGGCAGTGCCACGTCTCTACAATAAAATCATGTCAATCCTTTAATCAGAAAAATCATAGTTCAGACTACTGAAAATTCAACGCACTAGAATTATTATACAATTGCTTCACTTGTTCGGCGGTGAGGGCGTAGTTGAAAATTTTGACTTCGTCGATTTGGCCGGAGAAGGGATATGACGGATTCATAGATCCTACTGATACATCACCAGCGTGAAGGTTCCAGTATTTATCTTCTGACGCCATAAATGCTCCATTTTTATATAAATAAACATCTACGCCGTCATAAACAGCAACAACATGGGTCCAAGTGTTCAAGGGTTGAGTGCCAAAAGATGTGGGATAATAATCATCACCATAGCTTATAACTCCCAGATAATCATTATCATTAATGGCAATTCCAAATATACCAGCATACCCGGTTTCCCCATACCAAGCCAATGCTTCAGTATAATTCTGGTCAGCGGTTCTATTAAACCATAATGACATA is from Parcubacteria group bacterium and encodes:
- a CDS encoding ATP-binding protein, which translates into the protein MKKSFIIAEIYRQNKHWDSPDEFLAELKNISYKRKLFGEILPYLAKKQIISIVGLRRTGKTILLKQLIEKLLVTVKPEAILFLTFDEAIIPGKITIADYLNAYLEKSAPKSGSLYIFLDEIQYNPKWQHILKRYYDTDARIKFIISGSSSLFLRKKTTESLVGRIYEFSLPVLDFQEYLELKKVKKELLAGYQSSAVETRQCLVLKNSSTQEKFFQKYGAEMEKEFEHYLRYGQFPEIVGENNLAVVKKYLTDAIYKKTIEYDIVRIFGVEKVDELKFLFQVLAGEIGSVIETGNIAREIGIDEKTVKKYLNYFAESFLIQLVYNFTKSARKSRRLGKKIYLGSPNFVSAFYAWSDEAQGNYKMGFLVENYCLQLLQKSYSAVSFRRVRKDEVDFLATDNILDAKTYQYVEVKYREQIALNKFKFATKLAKKSGNKLVVVTKNDFMVHKDLVLVPVWMLK